The Rhopalosiphum maidis isolate BTI-1 chromosome 1, ASM367621v3, whole genome shotgun sequence genome has a segment encoding these proteins:
- the LOC113559201 gene encoding Golgi-associated plant pathogenesis-related protein 1-like, with protein sequence MAKDDSETKNVIADALDRHNFYRKKHNVPPLKINSKLNEISQNWADELAKTDKASHRPKNAYGENIYTIWSTEEVTQLGIKAVDSWYSEIKYFNFQGTNDDMAASTKAFHFTQLIWKDSEELGVGASKSPKSGKLYVVCNYDPHGNVRSQFKEQVLESDTS encoded by the exons atggcg AAAGACGACAGTGagacaaaaaatgttattgcagATGCCTTGGATAGGCATAACTTCTACAGAAAAAAACACAATGTGCctcctttaaaaattaattcaaag ttGAATGAAATTAGTCAAAATTGGGCTGACGAACTTGCTAAAACTGACAAAGCGTCTCATCGTCCAAAAAATGCTTAcggtgaaaatatttatactatatggtCAACAGAAGAAGTGACACAATTGGGCATTAAAGCAGTAGACAGCTGGtatagtgaaataaaatattttaattttcaaggaACAAACGATGACATGGCTGCTTCCACAAAagcat TTCACTTTACTCAATTAATTTGGAAAGACAGTGAAGAGCTTGGTGTCGGTGCGTCCAAAAGTCCTAAATCCGGTAAATTATACGTAGTATGTAATTATGACCCGCACGGAAATGTTAGATCGCAATTTAAAGAACAAGTATTGgaatctgatacttcataa